TGGCAAAAAAAGACCGGTTTTTGGAGGAGAAAAAGTCAATGCCTTGGATCCAAGCAAAAGAAAAGACCAAGCTGCCAAAATCGCCCCCTTGTTGAGAGGATTGGCCTCAAGCTACAATCGGATGGTTGGGACTTTCAATGATTCTGACATCGTGCTACAGTTTATCAACTCCAATGATTTGGACAAACTGGCACCTTTGGGAACTTCCTGTCCGGACCATTTTCTGAGGACAAAAATAGCTCCCTTGGTTCTTGATATTCCGGCAGATCAGGATTTGTCTGACCTGAGTTCTTTGAAAGGACATATTGAAAAACTATTTGTACAATATAGGGAAGGGTACAAAGGCTATTATGAAAAACATAAGCGCAAAAACAGCCCTGCTATGCGTGACCCCAATCCGGTCATCATCCTTTGGCCTGGTGTAGGGATGTTTTCTTATGCCAAAGACAAACAGACTTCCCGTGTTGCCTCTGAATTCTACATCAACGCCATCAATGTAATGCGTGGCGCAGAAGCAGTTTCAGAATATGTTTCCTTGCCATTGCAAGAAGCTTTTGACATTGAATATTGGCTTCTCGAAGAAGCCAAACTCCAAAGAATGCCCAAAGAAAAACCGCTTTCCAGAAAAGTAGCGTTGATCACCGGAAGTGCAGGAGGGATTGGAAAAGCCATAGCGGATAAATTCGCCGCAGAAGGGGCCTGTGTAGTTCTTTCAGATATCGATGAGGATAGATTGACCAATGCCAGAAAAGACTTTGGAAAAGATGCAGCCATCGCCGTCAAACTCGATGTGCTGGATAATGATACTATTGCTCAAGCCTATAAAGCTGCTTGTTTGGCCTTCGGCGGGGTTGACATTATTGTCAACTGTGCCGGATTGGCCATCAGCAAACCTTTGGGCGACACTACCGAAGCCGATTGGGATTTACTGAATGATGTATTGGTCAAAGGACAGTTTAAGGTGTCCCAAGCCGGGGTATCTGTATTGAGGGCCCAAGGATTAGGTGGGGATATAATCAATATTGTTTCCAAAAATGCCTTGGTTTCCGGACCGAACAATGTGGGCTACGGTACTGCCAAAGCAGCTCAGGCCCACATGTCAAGGTTACTGGCCGCAGAGCTCGGCCCGGACAAAATCCGCGTCAATGTAGTCAATCCAGATGCTGTCATCGAAGGTTCCAAAATCTGGGAAGGCAAATGGGCAGAAGGTAGGGCAAAGGCCTACGGTGTGGCTATAGAGGAATTACCGGCTTTCTATGCTAAAAGAACCTTGATGAATGAAATCATTTCTACGGAGGATATCGCAAATGGGGTTTTTGCATTTGTGGGTGGATTGCTGTCCAAGTCTACCGGAAATATAATTAATGTGGATGGCGGGGTTGCGGCTGCATTTGTAAGGTAAAGGCGCAAAGATTGTGTTTCCCACAAAGACGCTAAGGCGCAAAGGAAGTTTGTTTAAAAAAGGTTTTTCCCAGAGTGAGACCTCAAATAGTGAAAAAGGCTTCTCCTTGTCATTTCGACCGTAGGGAGAAATCTAATCCTTCTAAGGTGACCTAAGACCTCACTCCCGTACTGTTGTCGGGATCGAGGTGACAAGGCAAAGTTCAATAATAATCTTGAATACTTTTCCTAGATCAATCGTGAAAAAAGCTTCTCCTTGTCATTTCTCTCCAGATGGCTATCGGGAGAGAAGTTTAAATAACCAAACGACAGAACAGATTTCTCTCTACGTTCGAAATGACAAAGGAGAATCCTTTATCCTAATTATTCCTTAAATTCAAATCTATCAAACCCCAATTAGCGCCTTAGTGGCTAAAAATATAAAATCAAAACTTTACTTTGTGCCTTAGCGCCTTTGTGGCTCTTAAACATGAAAATAACCACTGACCATATCCATTCCTCCAACAAACCATTGGAAATCAGCCATGCCCGGGAATTCAACTTCCTGGCTGAAAATCTGGAGAAAAAGGGGCTGAATGTAGAAGCTTTGATCCAAAAAATCCAAGCTTTACAGATCGCCATCCCTTCTTGGGCATTGGGGACGGGAGGCACGCGTTTCGGGAGATTTTCGGGTGGGGGAGAACCCTCTACTTTGATCCAAAAAATCCAAGATGTGGGTATTCTTCATGCGCTTAACCGTTCCAGTGATTCCATTTCCCTACATATCCCCTGGGACATTCCCCAGGATTACGACGCCATCTTGCAAGCAGCCGCTGAAGTGGAAATCAGTTTTGATGCAGTCAATTCCAATACCTTTCAGGATCAAGCAGACCAATCCCTTTCCTATAAATTCGGCTCTTTGGCGAATAATGACAAATCCATCCGCAAACTGGCCATAGAACACAACAAAGAGGTGATCCGGATCGGGGAAAAACTGGGTTCCAAAGCCCTGACGGTATGGTTGGCCGATGGGTCCTCCTTTCCAGGTCAGCACAGTTTCCGCAAAGCCCTGCAAAATACCTATGAGTCCCTTCTGGAAATCTACCAGGAACTCCCCTCTGACTGGAAAATGCTGATAGAATACAAACCCTACGAGCCTTACTTTTACAGCACTGTGATTTCCGATTGGGGCACTTCTTTTCTTTTGGCCAATAAACTAGGAGATAAGGCTTTTACTTTGGTGGATTTGGGACATCATCTGCCTAATACCAATATTGAGCAGATTGTGGCTACCCTGATGACTGAAGGCAAGCTAGGTGGCTTTCACTTCAACGACTCCAAATACGGAGATGATGACCTGACGGTGGGCAGCATCAAACCTTATCAACTCTTTTTGATTTTCAACGAATTGGTGACTGGTTTTGAAGAAACATCAAACCCAACTCCTGCTTGGATGATCGATGCCAGCCACAATTTAAAGGATCCGATGGAAGACCTATTGCAGTCAGTTGAGGCCATAAAGCTTGCTTATGCACAGGCGTTGATAGTTGATAGAAAGTCTTTGGAGGCAGCACAAGATGGCCAAGATGTGGGTCAAGGACAGGAGATTTTACAGGATGCCTTCCGCACTGACCTGAGGCCCTTGGTAAGGGAATCCATCCGCCAAAGCGGAGGAGCCATTTCCCCTATCCAATCCTACAGGGATCTGAAAGTGAGAGAGACCCTGATCAAAGAAAGAGGAAAAGACAGTAAAGCCAGCGGACTATAACATGGAGCCCATCAAGGTAACTGCCATATTCGACATCGGAAGGACCAACAAAAAATTCTTTTTGTTTGACCAGAACTTCAAGGAGGTTTATAAAATCTACCATAGGCTAGACTTTATAGAGGATGAGGATGGAGAAACATGTGAGTCGATTTCAGCACTGACCAAATGGGTAAAACAAATACTCAAAGACGCGCTGGCCTTACCGGAGTTTTTAATAACCAAACTCAATTTCACTACCTACGGCGCCTCTTTTGTACATATAGACAAACTGGGCAATCCTGTTGCACCATTGTACAATTACCTGAAAAAATATCCTGAGGATATCTTGGAGCAGTTTTATGCCCAATATGGTCCCCCTGAAAAATTCAGCCGTGAAACCTCCTCCCCTGCCTTGGGCATGTTGAATTCCGGGCTGCAGCTTTACTGGCTAAAATATGCCAAGCCCGAAACCTTTAGAAAAATACACCGAAGCCTTCACCTTCCTCAGTATATTTCCTTTCTCTTTACAGGAAAGACTGTTTCAGAATATACGAGCATTGGATGCCATACTGGCTTATGGGATTTCAGCAAAAAAGACTATCATCACTGGGTCAAAGCCGAAGGGATAGACAAATTATTACCTGAAGTAGTGGATACTACTACCAGCTTTACCAAGACCCTTGACCGGCACAGCATGCGTGTGGGAGTAGGGGTGCATGATTCTTCTTCCGCCTTGTTACCCTATTTGACCAGCAATACCGAACCATTTGCACTATTGT
This window of the Aquiflexum balticum DSM 16537 genome carries:
- a CDS encoding TIM barrel protein, translating into MKITTDHIHSSNKPLEISHAREFNFLAENLEKKGLNVEALIQKIQALQIAIPSWALGTGGTRFGRFSGGGEPSTLIQKIQDVGILHALNRSSDSISLHIPWDIPQDYDAILQAAAEVEISFDAVNSNTFQDQADQSLSYKFGSLANNDKSIRKLAIEHNKEVIRIGEKLGSKALTVWLADGSSFPGQHSFRKALQNTYESLLEIYQELPSDWKMLIEYKPYEPYFYSTVISDWGTSFLLANKLGDKAFTLVDLGHHLPNTNIEQIVATLMTEGKLGGFHFNDSKYGDDDLTVGSIKPYQLFLIFNELVTGFEETSNPTPAWMIDASHNLKDPMEDLLQSVEAIKLAYAQALIVDRKSLEAAQDGQDVGQGQEILQDAFRTDLRPLVRESIRQSGGAISPIQSYRDLKVRETLIKERGKDSKASGL
- a CDS encoding bifunctional aldolase/short-chain dehydrogenase, whose protein sequence is MKTATPTFNHVSYLWDEEKAKSLGDDQVALLIYRSNILGADLRITNYGGGNTSCKTIEKDPLTGKDVEVMWVKGSGGDIGTLTKSGLAALYVDKLRALEGVYKGIEQEDEMVGLFNHCIYDLDSKAPSIDTPLHSFLPFKHIDHLHPDAAIAIAASKEGEKITKELFDGQIAWVPWQRPGFDLGLQLKRALEANPGIRGIMLGGHGLFTWGDTAYECYVNSLEVIEMASAYLEANYGKKRPVFGGEKVNALDPSKRKDQAAKIAPLLRGLASSYNRMVGTFNDSDIVLQFINSNDLDKLAPLGTSCPDHFLRTKIAPLVLDIPADQDLSDLSSLKGHIEKLFVQYREGYKGYYEKHKRKNSPAMRDPNPVIILWPGVGMFSYAKDKQTSRVASEFYINAINVMRGAEAVSEYVSLPLQEAFDIEYWLLEEAKLQRMPKEKPLSRKVALITGSAGGIGKAIADKFAAEGACVVLSDIDEDRLTNARKDFGKDAAIAVKLDVLDNDTIAQAYKAACLAFGGVDIIVNCAGLAISKPLGDTTEADWDLLNDVLVKGQFKVSQAGVSVLRAQGLGGDIINIVSKNALVSGPNNVGYGTAKAAQAHMSRLLAAELGPDKIRVNVVNPDAVIEGSKIWEGKWAEGRAKAYGVAIEELPAFYAKRTLMNEIISTEDIANGVFAFVGGLLSKSTGNIINVDGGVAAAFVR
- a CDS encoding FGGY-family carbohydrate kinase → MEPIKVTAIFDIGRTNKKFFLFDQNFKEVYKIYHRLDFIEDEDGETCESISALTKWVKQILKDALALPEFLITKLNFTTYGASFVHIDKLGNPVAPLYNYLKKYPEDILEQFYAQYGPPEKFSRETSSPALGMLNSGLQLYWLKYAKPETFRKIHRSLHLPQYISFLFTGKTVSEYTSIGCHTGLWDFSKKDYHHWVKAEGIDKLLPEVVDTTTSFTKTLDRHSMRVGVGVHDSSSALLPYLTSNTEPFALLSTGTWAISINPFNDAPLTLVELRKDCLHFLSKEGRPIKISRLFIGEEHKVQIEKLYAHFNLEKGYYKALSFEKGRYEKAKAQTQKHFKFEYLKPEVYSIPQANATDWNGFTDFEDAYYSFIHELTELQVASLSLVLNGSTLVNKLYIDGGFNANPIFVEMLRDKLHGINIETTDFALGTALGAGVLVGNKLI